The genomic interval CCAGCAGAACACTCGAAGCCGTAGGATTACACCCCATCACGAGCAAGTCTCCCGGCACTCAACAAAAGGAGTTAATGGCTAAGAAAATATCATAATCTATGCGTCAGATAGCAACGGTAAAACCCGGGAATTCCCCGCGGTAATTTCCGGGAAGCTATAACGGCAAAAGCCAGGATTTGTGCTTGACAGAACACAACTAGGGGGAACAATGTGCGGAAGGTTCTATATCTTCTTGGTGCTCTGGTTCTTGCTGTTGGGATCGGCTATATCCTGGGGCTTAACGCCGGCGGAAAAGATGCTAGTGGACGAACTCGAGAATACATTGATAGGATCGCAGAAAAAGATCGAGAAATTGACCGTCTCCACACTGAGCTTGTCAGAAAAACTGCAAGCCTCCAGGGAACAATCCAAGATCTTAGAGCTGAGGTGGAACTCGGCATTACAGAAAACCGAAAGCTTGGAGATCTTATCGACGGAGCTGCAGGGGACGGTCGAGAGATTATCAGCGGAGTACGAAGCCTTAATGAAGACATATCAGGAGCTCTTGGATTACTGCGAGAACTTAGAGCATCAGAATCGCAGGCAGAGAAAGTTGATTAAATTTGGTGGGGGAGCTTTAGCTGTTTCAATCGTTCTGAACGTTCTGCAGGTAGTATTGTGAGAATCTAAGTTTTTCTTGTACAACTCGACTTTATGTGATTAAAAATGTCCTCGTATTTCAGACTTCACGGGATCCATAAGAATTTAAAAACCAGTCAGAATAGAATGGCCATTATGCTATTGTGAGTTGGCTCGCTATTTTTTCTAGATTTATGGTGTTTTCGTTACGCAATAGTGACAATGAAGTCCTTACGAAAACTTAAAGGGTGATCATCTGGCTTGGTTATAATCATCGATAGGAGGTGGGGGGGATATGTAAGAAATATGATTAAAGCTTTTCTGATTGATTAGATAACGCTATTTCCCACTTATTATTTCCTGAAACTAAATCAGAATATTTTGCTTTCATGATAATGTGGCCAGGTTTTGCTACAGAATAAAGATACCGAAAATTTGTGGCGTCTCTCATTGCTTTATCAATCATATTACTGCGTTTCTTGATGGGTTTGGAATTCCTTGGTTTCGCCGTAATAAATAGTTGATCGGAATGCTGTTTATGTAATTCGATTTCAGAACATGTTGGAATGGCGTTTCTGCCCTTACGCCATGGAGTTATGATAGAAAAATTGTCTTTTCGAAGAGATTGGCCAAGTTGCTTGTGATATGCTGTTTTTGATCCATGATGAGCAACTTTGTACAACCCGCTTATATTATCAGACAAGCAATGAGATTTGAGCGCGTTATCAATTCCGCGTCTTGGGTCTGGGTGAACCTCTAAATCTCCTCCCAATAGTAGTGAACTTTTACCTATTTTAATTAGCAACGCAATCGAAAACAAATTAGGATTGATTCTATCGTCATGTAACCTTCCCCCATCAAGAATTGATTTATATGCACGTGCAATCCCTGAACAGCTAAGCCGATAATCAAGATTCCCCGGTGAAAGTGCAAAAATAGATAGCTTATTTTCGCTATTGTTGCTTTGGAAGATTGTCTCATTTTGTTTCGCGTAAATCAGTTCTAGCTGTTTCTGGTCTACGACATTGATAACTCTAAGCATTTCTCGCAGATTCCCTGACCTTCGGAAGCCTAGTTCATCAGTTATTGAATAGCTAAAAATATTAACAAACTCACGTTGTCCAAATGTGAGTGGAATTACTATTGACGCATTATCGCATTTTTCACATAACTGAGAGATCCCTCGAATATGATCATCATGCCAGTGTGTGATAATGATCATCTTCACTCTTTCTACTGTATTTACACCAACATCACTTAGGTATTTTAGTGGGAGTGATTCCTTGGTTGCGAGATCAATACATGAATCGATTACAAACCAGTTATTTTCATTATCTTTTATTAGAATAGATTCGCCATAGCTTGGTCCGATGAATACAATCTCTATTCCGTTATCGTTTTTGTGATCTTTTGCTTGCAATATCAAGGATCCTCATTAGTTGTTCTGTCTCTTTATCAGCAGTAGTTTTCTGGTGTTTATTCAACCTTAGCTTCATCTTGAATCTAATGATAGATTGGCGAACTTTGGTTTTTGAGTCGACATACGAGTATCCAATACTCCAGTAGAATATTGAACCCTTTTCTATTAGTTGCCAGT from Marispirochaeta sp. carries:
- a CDS encoding MBL fold metallo-hydrolase encodes the protein MQAKDHKNDNGIEIVFIGPSYGESILIKDNENNWFVIDSCIDLATKESLPLKYLSDVGVNTVERVKMIIITHWHDDHIRGISQLCEKCDNASIVIPLTFGQREFVNIFSYSITDELGFRRSGNLREMLRVINVVDQKQLELIYAKQNETIFQSNNSENKLSIFALSPGNLDYRLSCSGIARAYKSILDGGRLHDDRINPNLFSIALLIKIGKSSLLLGGDLEVHPDPRRGIDNALKSHCLSDNISGLYKVAHHGSKTAYHKQLGQSLRKDNFSIITPWRKGRNAIPTCSEIELHKQHSDQLFITAKPRNSKPIKKRSNMIDKAMRDATNFRYLYSVAKPGHIIMKAKYSDLVSGNNKWEIALSNQSEKL